The nucleotide window GGAGGCTTGGCTCAATCAGTGGCAAAAAGAATCACCGGTTACATTACCAAAAGAATGGGACGACCCTGAGGATTTATATACTCCAATCCCAAGAAAAGCGGAAATTACCGAAAAAAACTTACTGACGCTTGAAAAGGCACTATATCCGATTCGTAATCAGCAAAAAAGTGAATCAATGTAAAAAAGGCTGCCGTATTGGCAGCCTTTTTTGGTTATTTTGTTGATTGCCTGTGTTCAATCCGATGTGGAAGAACCACACTATTTTCTTCCGTTTTTTCTTTATTCATTAATTTGGTTAAGAGTCGCATGGCAACAGCACCCATGTCATATAAAGGTTGTACAATCGTGGTAAGCTGTGGACGTACCATCAGTGCCAGTCTTGTATTATCTGAAGTGATGATCTCAAAATCCTCAGGAACATTAAAGCCCTTGTCCTCTGCACCATGAACGACACCCAGAGCCATTTCATCTGAACCCACTAAAATGGCAGTTGGTCTTTCAGCAGCTTCCAGTAATTTTTCTATAGCTTCAATCCCGGAGTCGTACGTATAATCCCCTTCAAAAAGTAGCTCTTCATTAAAGGGGAGGCCGGCTTCCACAAGCGCACGCTGATAGCCTTTTAATTTTTTCTGGGCATTTTTTGGCTCATGAAGCGGTCCAATCACAAAGGCAATCTGTTTATGACCTTTTTCAATGAACTCTTTGGTCGAATCATAAACGGCAGCCTCATAATCGATATTGACGGATGGAATTTGATTTGATTCTTCAATAGAGCCAGCCAAAACAATCGGCACCGGTGATTTTTCAAATTCCGCCACATGGTCAGCACTAATATTTCCACCCATAAATACAATTCCATCAACTTGTTTTCCAAGCATCGTATTCAGCAAGTGTAATTCCTTCTCTTTGTTTTGGTCGGAATTGCTTAAAATAATATTGTATTTATACATGGTGGCGATATCTTCAATACCGCGTGCTAATTCAGCGAAAAAGATATTTGAAATATCAGGAATGATCACACCCACAGTAGTGGTTTTCTTACTTGCTAATCCTCTTGCTACTGCATTTGGCCGATAGCCTAATCTTTCAATAACCTCTAACACCTTTTTACGGGTTACCGGTTTTACATTTGGATTTCCATTAACAACACGGGAAACCGTTGCCATTGATACATTTGCTTCCCTTGCCACATCATAAATAGTGATATTCACTTAAAACACTCTCCTAAAACGTACATTGTTTTTCTTTATTTTACAACAGCTTGAATAAACTTAGTCATGAAATGTATGTGATAAGTTAAACAATCTTAACATGTACTTAATGATACGACAAGAATAGTAAAGCCGCAATTGCATTTGTCAATTATTTTTTAAAAACACCTCTTTTTCATGAAAAAACCTTCTGCAAAGTCTGCAGAAGGTTTTTTCGGAAAATAGCTAAATTAAAGCTTAACAAAGTTGGATGCAAGCAATTCACTATAGAAATGGTCAAATTGATCAAGATTCATTTGTTGTTGCGCATCAGATAAGGCAACTGCAGGATCTGGATGAACTTCAGCCATTACTCCGTCAGCACCGATGGCAATAGCAGCCTTCGCACATGGAAGCAGTAAATCTCTTCTGCCGGTTGAGTGCGTAACATCTACCATAACTGGTAAATGTGTTTCTTGTTTTAAAATAGGAACGGCAGAAATATCCAGTGTATTCCTTGTTGCGCGTTCGTAGGTTCTAATTCCACGCTCACATAGAATAATTTGTCCGTTTCCTTGTGCCATTATATATTCTGCAGCATTGATAAATTCTTCTATCGTTGCTGAAATTCCCCTTTTTAACAAGACTGGCTTTTTCACCGCACCGGCGGCTTTTAATAGTTCAAAGTTCTGCATATTGCGGGCACCAATTTGAATGACGTCAATATAGTCGCAGGCCATTTCAATATCAGCCGGGTTTACAATTTCACTGATGACAGCCATATCAAACTCATCTGCTACACGTTTTAAAATTTTCAGTCCCTCTACGCCCAACCCTTGGAAATCATATGGAGAGGTTCTTGGTTTATAAGCACCCCCGCGAAGTAGCTTTAACCCTTTTTCCTTCATTGCTTTTGCCACTGTTGCTACCTGCTCATAGGACTCAACCGCACAAGGGCCAAAGACGAAATGCTGCTTTCCGTCGCCAATCGTTTCGCCTTTTAGATTCACAATCGTATTTTCAGGCTTTTTCTTCCTCGAGACAAGCAATGCTTTTTCATGGTCATCTTTTTGTAAATCTAATCCTGCTTTAAATATTTCTTTGAAAAGATGGTCAATAGTTGAATTCTCAAATGGTCCATCATTATGCTCTTTAATCACTTCAAGCATTTTTCTTTCACGGACTGGGTCATAACGGTATACCCCTTGATTTCCTTTAACCTGCCCTATCTCTTGAACAAGCTGCGCTCTCTCGTTAATAATCTTCAACAATTCTAAGTTTAGTTCATCAACACGCGTTCTCAATTGATCCAATTCATTATTAGCCATTATTGATCCCCGTCCTTTCTCCCCGCAAATCATTATATCCAGAAATGTTAACTAGTATTTTCCGCCATTAACGAATGATTTACAAGCTCTAAGTGTTAAATTTTAAAAATTTTAATAATTAGGCTTTATTATAGCTGAAATGGTTTCCTTTGTCATCTCTTTTTTCTTTAATAATTAAACGCTTTTAAGCACTAAAGTAAAATGATATAATAGCTTATTTTATGTGAAAGAATCTCAATATGTTCGTTTAAAAAAGTCTTTCAATAAATAAAAGGATGAACGATTCATCCTTTTTGTCATTCAATCGTTACTCCTTCTCACTGCCTGCATTTCCCAAAGAACGACTGGTAATTTTCCAGTGTGAAGCGTTCCATTCCACTTTCCCATTTGCAAAAAGAAAAGCTTGTGGTGATTCGTGCTTAATCTGAAATCTCTCTGCGACCTCATTTGATAGTGGGCGTGAATCTTGAACGGCTAAATAATAGGTTGGTACATTCTGATTTTCATTCGCAAATTTTTCATACTCCTTGTATGCAGCATGGCTGATTGGACATGTTAAACTATGCTTTAAGAGATAAAATTTGCTTTCATTTGTTAGCAATTGATCAAATTGTTCAATGGATTCAATTTTCCTAAGCATTTATACACCCTCCAGTTGAAAAGCGGAAGCGCCTTGATCAGGGGCTATGCCCCTAGGCGCTGGAGCTAGACATAAAATTAGTAAACGGTGAAGTCATTTTATCACTTCACCGTTTTAATCACAAATAATTAAATTTTAACCTTACTTTCCTCTTCGTCAAACGCCTTTTGCGCTGCCTCTAATTTTTTTCTGATCTCACTGCTGTCTACTGATTTAATTTCAATTGATTTTTTAGTGGGACGATTTTCGTTTGGAGAATGAATGGGAATATAGTTTACTTCCGATTCCACCGCTTTTTCTTTTGGATTTTCGTATTTTCCTTTTACTTTACTGATTAACTCGTTGGATTGCTGAACAAGCTCTTGGGATAGGGATGACGTTTTATCCTTAAGCGTTCCTGCTGAACCGCTCAATGTACCCCTGAGCTCCTTTCCTGTCTTCGGAGCCAAGAGAAATGCCGCTGCGGCTCCAAGCACACCCCCGATTAATGCACCTAGTAAAAAGCTATTAGAAGACTCCTCATTGCGGCCCTGACTCGTTTCTCGTGATTCATATTCTCTACTGGACATGTTAAACCCTCCTTTATTTAGTGAGCTCTAACCTTCTGTCTTTCCTCTGTGCTACCTTCCGCCTTTGATTGCTTTCTTGCCTGCCACTTATCCTTTAATTCAAGAAAAATATTACTCCATTGAACAATTTGCGAGATTTTCTCTTTACTCTCTTCTACCTGTTGATCAACTGTATTAGTAATATTCTTAAGTGTTCCATTAAATTGGGAGACTGTTGTTCCCACATCTTTTACCGCTTCCACTACACTATTTAACCGTTCGGATTTTTGCTGAATATCGTCGGCAAGGGCATTGGTCTTTTGTAAAAGTACCGTGGTTTCTGTTGTCACGCCGTCTAATTGTTTTTCTAAACCAGTCAATGTGTTTGAAACACTTGTAAGTGTACCTTGTAGTGATTTAAGCGTTTTTGATATGTAGATGACAAGCACCAAAAAAGCAATGGCTATCAAGGCTACGCTTAAGTATAAAATAATTTCCATCGTGCACCTCCGTATTAACTATCCATATGTATTACCCATCCATTACGGATATAAACCTCGTTCATTATCTTATACTACTTCCCTATTTTTGTCTTGTTTTCCTGCCATTTATTAAAAAATTTGCCAATACTATTTGTTGTTAGTTCAACTTTCCCTACCCGTTCGGGTACAATAGATGTGTATGGTGATATATTTTTGATGGAGGCGTTAGTGTGAAAGATCCTCGTATAGAGAAACTGGCTAAAAATTTAATCAATTATTCGGTGCAGCTCCAAAAAGGCGAAAAGGTATTAATTGAAAACTTCGGATTGCAGCGTGAACTTGTTACTGCACTCGTGAAAGAGGCATATGCAGCAGGGGGATCGCCCTTCGTACTGCTAAAAGATCATCAGGTCGACCGCTCTTTGCTATTAGGCGCACAGGAAGAGCAATTTGGCATGATCGCTGAATTCGAGGCAAATGTCATGAGTAAAATGGATGCATACATAGGATTGCGCTCAGGAGATAACATCAATGAACAGGCTGATGTCCCGGATGAAAAAATGAAAATCCACGGGAATACAATCGGCAAAAAGGTCCACCGAGATATCCGCGTTCCAAAAACGAAATGGGTGGTGCTACGATATCCAACCTCAAATATGGCGCAATTAGCCAAAATGAGCACAGAGTCGTTTGAAAACTTCTACTTTGATGTGTGTAACCTGGATTACAGCAAAATGGATCAGGCCATGGACGGCCTTGTTGAACTGATGAACAAAACAGACAAGGTTCGCATCACAGGCCCCGGGACAGACCTTAGCTTCTCAATAAAGGATATCCCAGCCATTAAGTGCGCGGGCCGGCTAAATATTCCTGACGGTGAGGTTTACACTGCCCCTGTTCGTAACTCAGTTAACGGAGTGGTAACTTATAATACACCATCCCCCTATCAAGGTTTTACGTTTGAAAATGTGAAGCTAACATTTAAGGATGGAAAAATTGTTGAGGCCGTGTCGAACGACACGGATCGGATTAATAAAGTATTTGATACCGATGAAGGGGCCCGCTATGTTGGGGAATTCGCCATTGGCGTAAATCCATTTATCCTAACCCCAATGCAGGACATTTTGTTTGATGAAAAAATTGCCGGCAGTTTCCACTTCACACCTGGGCAATGTTATGATGATGCTTTTAATGATAACCACTCTAATATTCACTGGGATATGGTCAATATTCAGCGACCAGAGTACGGCGGCGGGGAAATCTATTTTGATGATGTATTAATTCGAAAAGATGGATTATTTGTAATACCGGAGCTAGAAGTATTAAACCCGGATAATCTCAAATAAGTAAAAGGATGCCAACTAAACGCTGGCATCCTTCCTTTTTATAAAAGTTGTTTTTCATATGATTCCTGGAATTTTTGAATATCTCCAGCTCCCATAAAAATAATTACACTATTATCATATCCGTTTAATACAGAAGTGTTTTCTTCGGAAAGGATTTCAGCGCCCTCAATTTTATCTTGTAAATCTTTGATCGTCAGCTTCCCATGATTTTCTCTTGCTGATCCAAAAATTTCACATAAATACGTTTTATCTGCCTGCCGTAAGCTCTCCGCAAAATCCTCTAAAAATGCCTGTGTTCGTGTGAAAGTATGCGGCTGAAATACTGTAACAATTTTTCGGTCAGGATATTTCTGTTTTGCCGCCTCAATCGTTGCCTTAATTTCAGTCGGATGATGGGCATAATCGTCAATTAGGATTTGAGAACCAATTCTTTTTTCAGAAAACCTTCTTTTGACACCTTGGAACGTTTGTAAATTCTCTTTCACCACTTCTACCTTAATTTCTTCGTAATGACATAAACCAATGACTGCAAGTGCATTCAGTACACTATGATCGCCGAAGGTTGGGATTGAAAATGTGTCATAGAAGGTATTACGGATAAAGACATCAAAGCTTGTTCCATGTGTAGTTTTCACAAGATTTTTAGCTTGATAATCGTTTTCTTCGCCAAATCCATAAAATAAAACCGGAACCTTGGCCTGGATTTTTTGCAGCTGTTCGTCATCCCCATAAGCAAAAATTCCCTTTTTCACCTGAACAGCCATCTCTTGAAAGGCGGAGAAGACATCATCAATATTGGCAAAATAGTCGGGATGGTCAAAATCAATATTCGTCATGATGGCATAGTCCGGAAAATACGATAGAAAGTGTCTTCTGTATTCACATGCCTCAAAGACAAAATACTCCGCCCCCTCTTCCCCTTTTCCTGTTCCATCGCCGATTAAAAAGGAGGTAGGCTTTGCCCCTGCAATGGTATGGGCCAATAGGCCTGTTGTAGACGTTTTTCCGTGTGCGCCTGTAATAGCGATACTAGTAAAATTTTGCATAAAGTCGCCTAAAAAGCGATGGTACCGAACTATAGGAAGGCCAAGCTTCATAGCCTCTTGAATTTCTTCATGGGTATCAGGAAACGCATTTCCTGCAATAATGGTCAATCCCGGCTTAATATTTTCCTTTTGGAAGGGAAGGATTGTGATCCCCGATTTTTCAAGGGCATCCTGGGTAAAAAAGTGCTTTTCGACATCGGAGCCTTGCACCTGAAATTTCATATCATGCAGAACTTGTGCAAGTGCACTCATTCCAGACCCCTTAATACCTACAAAATGGTAAATAGTCATAGAAGAACCTCCAACCAAACGTAATACTGTAAAACAGTATATGACATCTGTCTGTATTTGCTAATTGTCTTTTAGAATCTAAGAAACGTATCGATTAATTATTACATGAATGAAAACCATTTAGTTATTATACCACTGTTCTTTTGTAAAAACTATTTGCATTCTAATATTTTATATTGGCAAGACCGTTCTCCAGTATATTATTTGTCCCGGAAAATAAAGAATGCGACAGGTTACGAAAATGTACTAATCCTGCATTGTCTCTAGATCAGCTTCCGTTATTAAAACATCACGCGGCTTGCTGCCATTCGCCCCGGTAATATATCCGTTTTGTTCAAGCATATCCATTAATCTGGCTGCCCGGTTATAGCCAATTTTGAAGCGCCTTTGTAAGCTTGAAGTGGATGCACCACCTTGATCGACGATAAACTCACACGCCTCATAGAAAAGCTCATCTTCTTCTTCCGTTACCTGTGCCTTTTTAAGCAATTCTTCCTGTTCAAACAAATACTCAGGCTCCCGTTGCTCTTTTACATGGGCAACGACAAGATCAATTTCTTCATCCGATACGAAGGTACCTTGGAGGCGTACAGGTTTGGAGGAGCCATTTTCTAAAAATAACATGTCGCCTCGTCCAAGCAATTTCTCTGCACCGCTAATATCAATAATCGTGCGCGAATCTACCTGTGAAGAAACGGAGAAGGCTACACGTGTCGGGATATTAGCTTTAATTAATCCTGTTATGACATCCACTGATGGTCTTTGTGTCGCAACAATTAAATGAATACCACAGGCTCTTGCTTTTTGGGCAATCCTGCAAATCGCCTCTTCGACATCTGCCGGCGACATCATCATCAAATCAGCTAACTCATCAATGATGATCACAATAAACGGCAGCTTATCAGAATAGCGCTTATGCTTCATCGCTAACTCATTAAAACGATTGATGTCACGGACCCCAGTATGGGCAAATAGTTCATACCGTCTCTCCATCTCATCCACAGCCCATTTTAATGCTGCTGTTGCTGCTTTCACATCCGTGATTACGGGACTGACTAAGTGTGGGATCCGGTTATAAGGTGCAAGCTCGACCATTTTCGGATCAATTAGTAATAGTTTTAAATCTTCCGGGCTTGCCTTATACAACAGACTAATCAAAATAGAGTTAATACATACACTCTTTCCCGATCCGGTCGCCCCGGCAATTAATCCATGCGGCATTTTTTTCAAATCGGTCACAATCGGTTTTCCAGCGATATCAAGTCCGAGCACAGCAGTTAAGGGTGAAGAGGATTCATGAAAAACGCTGCTCCGGATAATTTCGTTAATTAGTACTGGTCTTGATTTTTGATTTGGCACCTCAATCCCAATCGTATGTTTTCCGGGGATAGGAGCCTCAATTCGGATATCCCGTGCTGCAAGACTTAGTTTTATATCATCGCTTAAGTTGGTTATTTTATTTACTTTTACCCCAGGCTCCGGTTGGACCTCAAAGCGGGTGACGGAAGGCCCCTGTGTCACATTGACTACACTTGCACCGACATTAAAGTTTTTCAATGTTTGGTTTAACAGCTCTTCTTGTCCCTGTAACCACTCGTGGTCCCTTACCTCGGTTACAGGCGGGTTTAACAAACTAGATTCAGGGAGTACATATAGACCATCTTCCGAGATTATTTCAACTTCACTATTTCCTCTGGATTCCACTATTGGCTTTTCGATTGGAATAATCTCAGCATTTACCGCTGACTGCTGTTCTAATTCCCTTTTTCGCTTTTGTTCTAATTGCTGTTCCAATTCTCTTTTTCGCTTTTGTTCTAATTGCTCTTCCAATTCTCTTTTTCGCTTTTGTTCTAATTGCTCTTCCAATTCTCTTTTTCGCTTTTGTTCTAATTGCTCTTCCAATTCTCTTTTTCGCTTTTGTTCTAATTGCTGCTCAAGTTCCCTTTTGCGTTTTTGTTCTTCCCATTTTTGTTTGTCCTGCTTTAGCATCATTACGTTGAAAGGTAAACGCGACCGTTTTGGAGCTTGGGGTTCAGGGTCAGGGATGGCTGCATCTACGTCCTCCCTCTCCTCACTTTCAACTGCCAATTCCGCTTCCGGAGTGACAAACTTCACTTCAGTTACCGCTTCTTCTTTTTCTTCCATTGGTTTTGTAAACAAAACCTCAATTGGTTCTTCCTCGACAATAAATGGTTGATCATGTTGATTTTCAAACTCCTCATGTGAAAAGTGGCTTAACTCATGCTCCACGATTACATCGGACTTTTTAGGCCTGTTAAATCCGAAAACGGGCGAAGGAATCTCAGTAGGATGAAACGGCCCTCTGGTTTTTGGTGAAATTTCTTTTTTAGTTTTGGGGATTTCCTTTTTAACAACCCCTTCTTCTGAAGCTTCTGATTTTCTGCGTCTTTCACTAAGCTTCTCAGGTCTATTTGGCAGCAAGCGTTCCGGCTTTTCCTTTTGAAGCCTCTTTGGCGGAAGCAGCGGAGGATTACTGCCTTTAGGGTATTGATACGAAATTCTTGTATCTAAGTCTTTTAGACTATCATATTGAAATTGAGGCGAATGGGTATCCGGATAATGATTATGTATGGGGATATCGTTATATTCCTCTTCATCATCCTTTTTAAACTTTTGTAACAAATCGTGAATCCAACTCAAAACTATCACTCTTTCTACTTCTTCTATCATTCTATTTTATACAGTAATGCTTATTTTTTCGAGATAATTTTTGAGAATGAGTCGAAATATGCCCCATTTGGATATATCAGGAATAACTTTAAAGAAAAAAGACCACCTTTTGATGTGATCCTCATTCTCCTTCATTTTATATTAGAATTTATATCATTCGACTTTGAGAAATGTCCAGCTCCAGCGCCCTAGCGGCTAGTGTCCTTCGCTCTCCGCCC belongs to Neobacillus sp. OS1-2 and includes:
- the ccpA gene encoding catabolite control protein A, producing MNITIYDVAREANVSMATVSRVVNGNPNVKPVTRKKVLEVIERLGYRPNAVARGLASKKTTTVGVIIPDISNIFFAELARGIEDIATMYKYNIILSNSDQNKEKELHLLNTMLGKQVDGIVFMGGNISADHVAEFEKSPVPIVLAGSIEESNQIPSVNIDYEAAVYDSTKEFIEKGHKQIAFVIGPLHEPKNAQKKLKGYQRALVEAGLPFNEELLFEGDYTYDSGIEAIEKLLEAAERPTAILVGSDEMALGVVHGAEDKGFNVPEDFEIITSDNTRLALMVRPQLTTIVQPLYDMGAVAMRLLTKLMNKEKTEENSVVLPHRIEHRQSTK
- a CDS encoding bifunctional 3-deoxy-7-phosphoheptulonate synthase/chorismate mutase yields the protein MANNELDQLRTRVDELNLELLKIINERAQLVQEIGQVKGNQGVYRYDPVRERKMLEVIKEHNDGPFENSTIDHLFKEIFKAGLDLQKDDHEKALLVSRKKKPENTIVNLKGETIGDGKQHFVFGPCAVESYEQVATVAKAMKEKGLKLLRGGAYKPRTSPYDFQGLGVEGLKILKRVADEFDMAVISEIVNPADIEMACDYIDVIQIGARNMQNFELLKAAGAVKKPVLLKRGISATIEEFINAAEYIMAQGNGQIILCERGIRTYERATRNTLDISAVPILKQETHLPVMVDVTHSTGRRDLLLPCAKAAIAIGADGVMAEVHPDPAVALSDAQQQMNLDQFDHFYSELLASNFVKL
- the ytxJ gene encoding bacillithiol system redox-active protein YtxJ, with amino-acid sequence MLRKIESIEQFDQLLTNESKFYLLKHSLTCPISHAAYKEYEKFANENQNVPTYYLAVQDSRPLSNEVAERFQIKHESPQAFLFANGKVEWNASHWKITSRSLGNAGSEKE
- a CDS encoding YtxH domain-containing protein, producing the protein MSSREYESRETSQGRNEESSNSFLLGALIGGVLGAAAAFLLAPKTGKELRGTLSGSAGTLKDKTSSLSQELVQQSNELISKVKGKYENPKEKAVESEVNYIPIHSPNENRPTKKSIEIKSVDSSEIRKKLEAAQKAFDEEESKVKI
- a CDS encoding DUF948 domain-containing protein, which produces MEIILYLSVALIAIAFLVLVIYISKTLKSLQGTLTSVSNTLTGLEKQLDGVTTETTVLLQKTNALADDIQQKSERLNSVVEAVKDVGTTVSQFNGTLKNITNTVDQQVEESKEKISQIVQWSNIFLELKDKWQARKQSKAEGSTEERQKVRAH
- a CDS encoding aminopeptidase; amino-acid sequence: MKDPRIEKLAKNLINYSVQLQKGEKVLIENFGLQRELVTALVKEAYAAGGSPFVLLKDHQVDRSLLLGAQEEQFGMIAEFEANVMSKMDAYIGLRSGDNINEQADVPDEKMKIHGNTIGKKVHRDIRVPKTKWVVLRYPTSNMAQLAKMSTESFENFYFDVCNLDYSKMDQAMDGLVELMNKTDKVRITGPGTDLSFSIKDIPAIKCAGRLNIPDGEVYTAPVRNSVNGVVTYNTPSPYQGFTFENVKLTFKDGKIVEAVSNDTDRINKVFDTDEGARYVGEFAIGVNPFILTPMQDILFDEKIAGSFHFTPGQCYDDAFNDNHSNIHWDMVNIQRPEYGGGEIYFDDVLIRKDGLFVIPELEVLNPDNLK
- the murC gene encoding UDP-N-acetylmuramate--L-alanine ligase → MTIYHFVGIKGSGMSALAQVLHDMKFQVQGSDVEKHFFTQDALEKSGITILPFQKENIKPGLTIIAGNAFPDTHEEIQEAMKLGLPIVRYHRFLGDFMQNFTSIAITGAHGKTSTTGLLAHTIAGAKPTSFLIGDGTGKGEEGAEYFVFEACEYRRHFLSYFPDYAIMTNIDFDHPDYFANIDDVFSAFQEMAVQVKKGIFAYGDDEQLQKIQAKVPVLFYGFGEENDYQAKNLVKTTHGTSFDVFIRNTFYDTFSIPTFGDHSVLNALAVIGLCHYEEIKVEVVKENLQTFQGVKRRFSEKRIGSQILIDDYAHHPTEIKATIEAAKQKYPDRKIVTVFQPHTFTRTQAFLEDFAESLRQADKTYLCEIFGSARENHGKLTIKDLQDKIEGAEILSEENTSVLNGYDNSVIIFMGAGDIQKFQESYEKQLL
- a CDS encoding DNA translocase FtsK, with amino-acid sequence MLQKFKKDDEEEYNDIPIHNHYPDTHSPQFQYDSLKDLDTRISYQYPKGSNPPLLPPKRLQKEKPERLLPNRPEKLSERRRKSEASEEGVVKKEIPKTKKEISPKTRGPFHPTEIPSPVFGFNRPKKSDVIVEHELSHFSHEEFENQHDQPFIVEEEPIEVLFTKPMEEKEEAVTEVKFVTPEAELAVESEEREDVDAAIPDPEPQAPKRSRLPFNVMMLKQDKQKWEEQKRKRELEQQLEQKRKRELEEQLEQKRKRELEEQLEQKRKRELEEQLEQKRKRELEQQLEQKRKRELEQQSAVNAEIIPIEKPIVESRGNSEVEIISEDGLYVLPESSLLNPPVTEVRDHEWLQGQEELLNQTLKNFNVGASVVNVTQGPSVTRFEVQPEPGVKVNKITNLSDDIKLSLAARDIRIEAPIPGKHTIGIEVPNQKSRPVLINEIIRSSVFHESSSPLTAVLGLDIAGKPIVTDLKKMPHGLIAGATGSGKSVCINSILISLLYKASPEDLKLLLIDPKMVELAPYNRIPHLVSPVITDVKAATAALKWAVDEMERRYELFAHTGVRDINRFNELAMKHKRYSDKLPFIVIIIDELADLMMMSPADVEEAICRIAQKARACGIHLIVATQRPSVDVITGLIKANIPTRVAFSVSSQVDSRTIIDISGAEKLLGRGDMLFLENGSSKPVRLQGTFVSDEEIDLVVAHVKEQREPEYLFEQEELLKKAQVTEEEDELFYEACEFIVDQGGASTSSLQRRFKIGYNRAARLMDMLEQNGYITGANGSKPRDVLITEADLETMQD